The segment GGTGCATCTACCCCACGTATGACTACACGCACTGCCTGTCCGATGCCATCGAGGGGATAACCCACTCGCTATGCACGCTGGAGTTTGAAGACCATCGGCCTCTGTACAACTGGATTCTGCAGAATCTTGAGCTTGAGTCGATCCGCAAGGCCAGCGACCTTGCCGACACGACAGGTGAGTATGTTCTTCCCGAGCAGACCGAATTCGCCAAGCTGCGTATCGATTACACCATGGGTGGTAAACGCAACCTCAAGGACATGGTCGAGACCGGGGTTGTCAGTGGCTGGGACGATCCACGTATGAACACCCTGGCGGGCCTGCGTCGTCGCGGAGTGACAGCTGCGGCGATCCGGAATTTCTGCGAAATGGTAGGGGTTGCGCGTAGTGAAAGTGTTGTCGACCTGAGTATGTTTGAGCATTGCATCCGGGAGGATCTGGACAGAAACGCGCCGCGAGTCATGTGCGTCCTGGCACCTTTAAAGGTGACTCTGAGCAATGTGGACGAAAATCTGGAAACCATGCTCACCATGGCCAGCCATCCAAAGGATGAGGGAATGGGGAGCAGAGAAGTGCCCTTTACCAGAGAGATTTATATCGATCGAAGCGATTTTGAAGAGCAGCCCCCGCCTGGATTCAAACGTCTGACACCGGGTGGTGAGGTGCGGCTGCGTGGATCCTACGTCATCAGGTGTGATGAAGTGATAAAAAGCGAGAACGGCGAAATCACTGAGCTGGTCTGCTCGATTGATTCTGAGACGCTGGGCAGGAAGCCGGAGGGAAGGAAGGTCAAGGGTGTCATCCACTGGGTTTCGGCCAGTGCCGGTCTGCCGGTGAAGGTCAGATTGTACGAGCGGCTGTTTCTGGTCGAAAACCCCGAGGATAAATCAGTTGAGGATTACCGGGATGGACTGAATCCGGAATCACTGACCGAGCTCGAAGGGTGCATTGTGGAACCATCGGTAATTTCTGCGCAAACCGATGCCGGTTTTCAGTTCGAGAGGGAAGGGTATTTCTGCCTTGATAAACTGGATTCGTTGGGTGAGGCCCTGGTTTTTAATCGGACCATTACCCTGCGTGACTCCTGGAGTTCTGGTGGCGGAGGGTAGTGGTTTTGATGCTGAAAAACGTGGAAATCAGGATTTACAACACCCTGACTCAGCGCAAAGAGGTGCTGGAGCCTATTGATCCGGGCCGGCTGCGAATCTATGTCTGTGGTATCACTACCTATGACTACAGTCACCTGGGCCATGCCCGCATGCTGGTAGCCTTCGACGTTATCGTCCGCTACCTGCGGGCAAGGGGCTTTGAGGTGACTTACGTGCGCAATATTACCGATATCGACGACAAGATCCTGCAGCGGGCAAGGGAGAACGGGGAGCTGTTTTCCGACCTGACCGCCCGCTTCATCAAGGCCATGCATGAAGATGAACGTGCCCTGGGAATTTTGCCGCCGGATATCGAGCCTCGCGCCA is part of the Gammaproteobacteria bacterium genome and harbors:
- a CDS encoding glutamine--tRNA ligase/YqeY domain fusion protein encodes the protein MASSESGNKTQDSQLPSKSPKSPSNFIRHLIEHDLSSGKYGGRVHTRFPPEPNGYLHIGHAKSICLNFSLAEEYGGHCNLRFDDTNPAKESQEYVDAIKENILWLGFQWHGEVRYASNYFEKLYQFALQLIGSGKAYVCSLSPHQAREYRGTLTEPGRDSPDRDRAVEENLALFERMRQGEFTDGEYSLRARIDMASPNINMRDPVLYRIRHVTHHQTGDKWCIYPTYDYTHCLSDAIEGITHSLCTLEFEDHRPLYNWILQNLELESIRKASDLADTTGEYVLPEQTEFAKLRIDYTMGGKRNLKDMVETGVVSGWDDPRMNTLAGLRRRGVTAAAIRNFCEMVGVARSESVVDLSMFEHCIREDLDRNAPRVMCVLAPLKVTLSNVDENLETMLTMASHPKDEGMGSREVPFTREIYIDRSDFEEQPPPGFKRLTPGGEVRLRGSYVIRCDEVIKSENGEITELVCSIDSETLGRKPEGRKVKGVIHWVSASAGLPVKVRLYERLFLVENPEDKSVEDYRDGLNPESLTELEGCIVEPSVISAQTDAGFQFEREGYFCLDKLDSLGEALVFNRTITLRDSWSSGGGG